One segment of Pseudomonas pohangensis DNA contains the following:
- a CDS encoding YegP family protein — MAGWYELSKSSDGQFRFVLKAGNAETILTSELYKSRAAAENGIASVQANAVLDERYERKTASNGKPFFNLKAANHQIIGSSQMYSAEAARDGGIASVKSNGASTTIKDNT; from the coding sequence ATGGCTGGATGGTATGAATTAAGCAAAAGCAGCGATGGCCAGTTCCGTTTCGTGCTCAAGGCCGGTAACGCCGAAACAATTCTCACCAGCGAGCTGTACAAGAGCCGCGCGGCGGCCGAGAACGGCATCGCCTCGGTACAGGCCAACGCGGTACTGGACGAGCGCTACGAGCGCAAGACGGCCAGCAACGGCAAGCCCTTCTTCAACCTCAAGGCGGCCAACCACCAGATCATCGGCTCCAGCCAGATGTACTCCGCCGAGGCCGCACGTGACGGCGGCATCGCCAGCGTGAAAAGCAATGGCGCAAGCACCACCATCAAGGACAACACCTGA
- a CDS encoding DUF1304 domain-containing protein — MTLLANLFVALIALLHVYILVLEMFLWDKPAGLRAFGQTLEAATASKVLAANQGLYNGFLAAGLFWGLLLGAEGTGVKLFFLTCVLVAGLYGAATANRKILFIQAIPAAIGLLLVLLA, encoded by the coding sequence ATGACCCTGCTGGCCAATCTGTTTGTCGCGCTGATCGCGCTGCTGCACGTCTACATTCTGGTGCTGGAAATGTTCCTCTGGGACAAGCCGGCCGGGCTGCGCGCCTTTGGCCAGACGCTGGAGGCGGCCACCGCGAGCAAGGTGCTGGCAGCCAATCAGGGGCTGTACAACGGCTTTCTCGCTGCGGGGCTATTCTGGGGCTTGCTGCTCGGCGCTGAAGGCACCGGGGTCAAGCTGTTCTTCCTCACTTGCGTGCTGGTGGCCGGGCTTTACGGCGCGGCTACCGCCAACCGCAAGATCCTGTTTATCCAGGCCATTCCTGCTGCCATCGGCCTGCTGCTGGTCTTGCTGGCCTGA
- a CDS encoding serine hydrolase domain-containing protein, with the protein MQPSASRRLLKPVIILVALLALAWLAHQAYRVWQFETLFAPQRIVENFRSMPELFDSNLIPDSGPVFELEVAPQQLPQDFSFQGRTIAISDWIKTSGTTGLVVLANGKLVFEDYYQGNDAQSQAISWSVGKSFVSALIGFALADGSISSLQDPVGDYVPLLRQSGYADVSIQDVLEMSSGIDFNEDYADPQSGINQLGEEIFLGRSTNEWIARLQMAGPAGREHHYISVNTQVLGMVLEAATGEKLASYMEKKLWSRLGPEGDARWLTDAHGTELAFAGLNVRTRDYARFGQLYLDQGRNLKGEQLLPAQWVQDSVTPRTAYLQPGRSRFEGIPALGYAYQFWIPQGNEGEFMAIGVYGQFIYVNPTRQVVIAKNSAYADYNVDGDRMEYEALEAFRAIARKLGSGAN; encoded by the coding sequence ATGCAACCATCCGCCAGTCGCCGGCTGCTCAAGCCAGTAATCATTCTCGTCGCTTTACTGGCGCTGGCCTGGCTGGCGCATCAGGCGTATCGCGTCTGGCAATTTGAAACGCTGTTTGCGCCGCAGCGGATCGTGGAAAACTTCCGCAGCATGCCCGAGCTGTTCGACAGCAACCTGATCCCCGACAGCGGTCCAGTGTTCGAGCTGGAAGTAGCACCGCAGCAACTGCCGCAGGACTTCAGCTTTCAGGGCAGGACGATCGCCATCAGCGACTGGATCAAAACCTCCGGTACCACCGGGCTGGTGGTGCTGGCCAACGGCAAGCTGGTTTTCGAGGACTACTACCAGGGTAACGATGCACAGAGTCAGGCGATCTCCTGGTCAGTGGGCAAGTCGTTTGTCTCGGCGCTGATCGGTTTCGCCCTGGCCGACGGTTCGATCAGCAGCCTGCAGGATCCGGTCGGCGACTATGTGCCGCTGCTGCGCCAGAGCGGTTATGCCGACGTGTCGATCCAGGATGTGCTGGAGATGTCTTCGGGTATCGACTTCAACGAGGATTACGCCGATCCGCAGTCGGGCATCAACCAGCTGGGTGAGGAAATCTTCCTTGGCCGCTCGACCAACGAGTGGATCGCCAGACTGCAGATGGCCGGCCCGGCCGGCCGCGAGCACCACTACATCAGCGTCAACACCCAGGTGCTGGGCATGGTGCTGGAAGCGGCGACCGGCGAGAAACTGGCCAGCTATATGGAGAAGAAACTGTGGTCACGCCTCGGCCCTGAAGGCGATGCGCGCTGGCTGACCGATGCCCATGGCACCGAGCTGGCCTTCGCCGGGCTCAACGTACGCACCCGCGACTATGCACGCTTCGGCCAGCTGTATCTGGATCAGGGGCGCAACCTCAAGGGCGAGCAACTGTTGCCGGCGCAGTGGGTACAGGATTCGGTGACGCCGCGCACCGCCTACCTGCAGCCGGGGCGCAGCCGGTTTGAAGGCATCCCGGCGCTGGGCTATGCCTACCAGTTCTGGATTCCCCAGGGTAACGAGGGCGAGTTCATGGCCATCGGCGTCTACGGCCAGTTCATCTACGTCAACCCGACGCGGCAGGTGGTGATCGCCAAGAATTCGGCCTATGCCGACTACAACGTCGATGGCGACCGCATGGAGTACGAGGCGCTGGAAGCCTTCCGCGCGATCGCACGCAAGCTGGGTTCAGGCGCAAACTGA
- a CDS encoding EamA family transporter, producing MNASLPVRHLLLAIAVVAVWGSNFVVIKLALGHLPPLLFAALRFTLAALPAVFLLPRPAVTWSNLAAYGLLIGVGQFGVLYLAMDGHISPGLASLVIQLQVFFTIGLAMYFAGERLRRAQYVALLLAGGGIGIIILHTDGSTTLLGLALTLLAGLCWAGGNMVARQAGRINMLAYVVWSSLFAIPVLAALSLLTEGWPAISAGLRAADVQTWLAVAWQAWGNTLFGYAAWGWLLARHPAATITPMALLVPLFGMGSAALWLNEDMPAWKLGAATLVISGLALNLLWPQLREWLRARGSAGTD from the coding sequence ATGAACGCCAGCCTGCCAGTGCGACACCTGCTTCTGGCGATTGCCGTGGTGGCGGTGTGGGGCAGCAACTTCGTAGTGATCAAACTGGCCCTCGGCCATCTGCCGCCGCTACTGTTCGCGGCCCTGCGCTTCACCCTTGCCGCCCTGCCCGCCGTGTTCCTGTTGCCGCGCCCGGCAGTGACCTGGAGCAATCTGGCAGCCTATGGCCTGCTGATCGGCGTCGGTCAGTTCGGCGTGTTGTACCTCGCCATGGACGGCCATATCTCGCCAGGCCTGGCCTCGCTGGTGATCCAGCTGCAGGTGTTCTTCACCATCGGCCTGGCCATGTATTTCGCCGGCGAGCGGCTGCGGCGGGCGCAATACGTTGCGCTGCTGCTGGCCGGCGGCGGCATCGGCATCATCATCCTGCATACCGATGGCAGCACCACCCTGCTCGGGCTGGCCCTGACCCTGCTGGCCGGGCTGTGCTGGGCCGGCGGCAATATGGTGGCGCGCCAGGCAGGGCGCATCAACATGCTGGCTTATGTGGTGTGGTCCAGCCTGTTCGCCATACCGGTACTGGCCGCCCTGTCACTGCTAACCGAGGGCTGGCCGGCGATCAGCGCCGGCTTGCGCGCGGCCGACGTGCAGACCTGGCTGGCCGTGGCCTGGCAGGCCTGGGGCAACACGCTGTTCGGCTATGCCGCCTGGGGCTGGCTGCTGGCCCGTCACCCGGCTGCGACCATCACCCCCATGGCGTTGCTGGTGCCGCTGTTCGGCATGGGCAGTGCGGCCCTGTGGCTCAACGAAGACATGCCCGCCTGGAAACTCGGCGCCGCCACACTGGTGATCAGCGGTCTGGCGCTGAACCTGTTGTGGCCGCAATTGCGCGAATGGCTGCGGGCCCGCGGGAGCGCGGGAACAGACTGA
- a CDS encoding alpha/beta fold hydrolase encodes MIATLQQWQERGRWLDWQGRQVFVVDSAGQDPAAGEKPLLLLVHGYPTSSWDFSHLWPQLSASFRVVAADLLGLGFSSKPRPHRYCMAEQADLIEFVMQQAGIDQCHVLAHDYGDTVVQELLARDLDQPQSRYQSVILLNGGLFPETHHARLMQKLMAGPLGPLLARLTSRSKLLATFSSVFGAHSQPDQPTLEAVWQLVNYNQGLLVLPPLLGYIAERRQYRERWVNALRQARMPLALVNGSADPVSGAHMVARFREVVGDQHFIRELPGIGHYPQIEAPEAVLEACQAFWKTMGVR; translated from the coding sequence ATGATCGCCACACTGCAGCAATGGCAAGAGCGCGGGCGCTGGCTCGACTGGCAGGGCCGGCAGGTATTTGTCGTCGACAGCGCCGGGCAGGATCCGGCAGCCGGGGAAAAACCGCTGCTGTTGCTGGTGCACGGCTACCCGACCTCCAGCTGGGATTTCAGCCACCTGTGGCCGCAGCTGTCGGCCAGCTTCCGCGTAGTGGCCGCCGATCTGCTCGGCCTCGGCTTCAGCAGCAAGCCACGCCCGCACCGCTACTGCATGGCTGAACAGGCCGACCTGATCGAGTTCGTCATGCAGCAGGCCGGCATCGACCAGTGTCATGTGCTGGCCCATGACTACGGCGACACCGTGGTGCAGGAACTGCTGGCGCGTGATCTCGATCAGCCGCAGTCGCGCTATCAGTCAGTGATCCTGCTCAACGGCGGGCTGTTCCCGGAAACCCACCATGCGCGGCTGATGCAGAAACTCATGGCTGGTCCGCTCGGCCCGCTGCTGGCGCGGCTGACCAGTCGCAGCAAACTGCTCGCTACCTTCAGTTCGGTATTCGGCGCGCACAGCCAGCCGGATCAGCCGACGCTGGAAGCGGTCTGGCAGCTGGTCAATTACAACCAGGGTCTGCTGGTACTGCCGCCGCTGCTCGGTTACATCGCCGAACGCCGCCAGTACCGCGAACGCTGGGTCAACGCCCTGCGTCAGGCGCGCATGCCGCTGGCGCTGGTCAACGGCAGTGCCGACCCGGTGTCCGGTGCGCATATGGTCGCGCGCTTTCGCGAGGTGGTCGGCGATCAGCACTTCATCCGCGAACTGCCGGGCATCGGTCATTACCCGCAAATCGAAGCGCCCGAGGCAGTGCTGGAGGCGTGTCAGGCGTTCTGGAAAACAATGGGCGTGCGCTAG